A stretch of DNA from Acropora palmata chromosome 12, jaAcrPala1.3, whole genome shotgun sequence:
ACCTTGTTCGTTAGTGGCATCTTCTTATTGTCAGGCAGATCAATTTCACCTGAACAAATGGAAATGGCTGGAAAGTGTTTAATGCACTTTGTTGAGATGTTTGATGCATACTATGGTTAGTAACTTTGGATACCCTTTGGTTGAAAATGTTAACTCATACAGCTGTAGCCTATATTTCTGAAAAATGTTGTTATGATCATTAATTTAATTACATCACTACTTACCAATGCATTTGTATTACCTACATTGTGTTAGTAGGCATTTTTTCTGGGACAAAacttcattattcattttatcttAACAGGCAAAAGATATGTGTTGATAAATCACCATATGCTTCttcacttgaagaaaaatgtgTCTGACCATGGGCCCCTCTGGTGTAgttcacttttcattttcgagAACTCGAACGGTGACATTGGTAATTACTTCCACGGTACTCAGAACATTGCACACCAGGTAATGATTCAGTTTATGTCTtaaccctttgcaaaatacatgtatgagattaaattttgttggacAACAAATACTCCAACACAGTGGTATTTATATACCACACAATTGTGGTAATATTATTAACACGGCAGAAATTGGTGGCATGTATTAAATTGTGGCATTGGTTTTTGTAACTCACAGATAATGACTGCTGTGACAAGTCATCAACACCTCCCTGAGCTGATAGACGACATGCCTCAAGGAGAAGCCAAAGAGATGGTGTTACAACTATGTGGACATTCCGTCAGGTATGCATTTCTTCATATAACAGACCATAATCCTGTAAAGGTAGCTACTGAAATAAACACATTTTCCTATCGCTGTTTCAATCTTGACTGTAGAATATTAATACCATTGTATTTAATTGACCATCCAATAACTGTGCTTTTAATTGCTCCTTCAGAACCAACAGAACACATCTTAAAGACAAGTTCTATGCAATTGGTGCATTAAAGAAAGGCAAACCCGATATGCCTTTTGAAGATGaccttcttttgttcttgGGCATAGAAACTGTTTGTGaggttaaatttttcaatcgTGTTCAGTTTGGTGATGCAGTGTTTCATTCCCGAAAGTACAAGAGAGTGACAAGGAGAAACAACTTCACCATTGCCTaccaacaagaagaagaaacaagaTATGGCCAGattgaaatattctttgtgGTCCCGCATTATCCAGTAGTGACATCTGGTGCTGTCATTGCTCCAATGTCAATGTCTGAGCACCGTGTCTGTGAATTCAATGAATTTCTGGGTAACACGGTCCACCATATTGTTTCCCTCAAGGATCCAAGCAAGAAGAGATTTGATATTGTCCGTCTTGAAAATATCATAGATATATGTCTTTACATGAAGTTTTCGGATAATGAGGTGGGATTCGCAGCGCATTTcccaaatcattttgaaaaagactgATCATATGCTTTTACATTGTGAATAAGCCATCTTAATTCAATTCCTAAATTCAAAGTTTGTAGTTTTTGCAACactggccaatcagagcatttAGATTTAAACTGAATAGAGAAAgcagcatgagaaaaataactcCTGCTATTGCTGTGTTCTCTTGTTATTTTGCAAGTCTTTTTACAAGTCGTGACCATTACTTAAAGTTCTAACAGTGAATTTACATGGAAAAATTGACTTGGACTGTCATCATGACCTGATCAAAGTTTGGAGtagataattgttttaatttactttgGGGGAAAAAGGAATGTGACATTGAAAGTTAAGGTGGTTGTCTAGATTATTCTTTGGTTCAACTAGTGTAAAATGTAGAAAAGGTTACAAAAAAGAGTATGTTACATTACAAGTTAtcataatttgttgttgtggcaatcagtaagaaaataaaatgtcacTGTTAAGAGCTGTTAAACTTGTTAGGTGATTGTTGTTTCttcacaaggaaaatttcactATAAGGTGCAGGggtttcaatgaaaaatgaagtaCACAAGAGATTTGAATAGACTAACCAACTGTATCAGCCAGGGGCCATAATGGCTCCTTATTCTTGGGGGGCCTGGAAGCACTATGCTGCAGAATGCTTTGAAATGTTGAACCCTGGTAATTCATTTTCCAGCATTCCTTAGTCAGAATGGATGCTTaatgttgaaaaataataaattgatagtttcagaaatattttgaagtccaccaaatttcattttaagtcAGGGTTTGACAGAATGTTTTTCATGCCTCTTTCCCTAACGGCATTAATTTGGGGGGGAGTAGCAGACTTAACTGGGCGAAACTACATGGCACTTTTGTTGACTGACAGGGTGCATTGAAGCCCCTAAATGTGACACCAAGAAAATTCAAGCTAAACAATGAGCAATATTACAACAATTAAGACCCGAGACAAAGCTAAGAGTTTGTTGATTAAAATGCTAGATGATAAATCGTTTATCAGCAATGGTGTGGTGACCGTCCCTGTCCTTCAGATAAACTATCACCGTAATCTACTATCTATATAGATGTATATTACTATTTCAACTCCTTAGTTTGGATGGCATTTTTATGTGGAAAGTCTCTCATAGTGACCCATAGAGATCCCATACACATTTCATATGGGAAACCTATGGGGCTGGAGCCAAGTTTTTGTCAGCTACTATGGGTAATCTATGGAGCACTTACATGTTGATACTCCATATCAAACCCATAGATTAGATTTTGTAGTCAACAGACCATATGTGTGGAAAAGCTATGGGTATTGTTTTCCCATAGCTTTCCCATATGACAGATGGCCTCAACTTTTTTCCCATGCATTTTCCATAACttgaaatttggcaaaattatTGCCCATATCAATTCCATATCATCACCCAACCTTCCCATACCATTTCCACATATGGGTCAGATATGGCCCAACCTTttccataccattcccatactTTTTCTTTGGTAAGGGAAGTATCCTTTGAAGAAAAGATTTGAAACCTGCCCATCACAGTAGTCAGGAACAATGGCGTATTTTGAgaataaataatgttttctTGATTCTTTTGCAAAGGGTTCTTCAAAGATTACAAGAAGCATGCCAGGAAAGTGACTGGTTCTTTCCATGGGTCGCAGAGACCTCTTCAATAAGTGGTGAAAGAGGTAATAAAGAATACTGGAAAGGAGTGCATACAAATCACAAAATTGTGGTTGGGGTTATAGTATAAGaaccaaataaaattttaatctgTGGCAC
This window harbors:
- the LOC141860885 gene encoding uncharacterized protein LOC141860885; translation: MPDQELQEKLQLTHIWLLRHKTVCGFKAPSPLLKLQSFDIVNGIAIDAMHCVFLGVVKQLVGLWFNSKHSGEKWYCGSSVEKVDKCLLEIKPPSVITRIPRSIQHHMKFWKATEYRNWLFYYSLPCMRGVLDEEYYQHYTLFVSGIFLLSGRSISPEQMEMAGKCLMHFVEMFDAYYGKRYVLINHHMLLHLKKNVSDHGPLWCSSLFIFENSNGDIGNYFHGTQNIAHQIMTAVTSHQHLPELIDDMPQGEAKEMVLQLCGHSVRTNRTHLKDKFYAIGALKKGKPDMPFEDDLLLFLGIETVCEVKFFNRVQFGDAVFHSRKYKRVTRRNNFTIAYQQEEETRYGQIEIFFVVPHYPVVTSGAVIAPMSMSEHRVCEFNEFLGNTVHHIVSLKDPSKKRFDIVRLENIIDICLYMKFSDNEVGFAAHFPNHFEKD